A window from Drosophila nasuta strain 15112-1781.00 chromosome 3, ASM2355853v1, whole genome shotgun sequence encodes these proteins:
- the LOC132788618 gene encoding phosphatidylinositol 4-phosphate 5-kinase type-1 alpha, with amino-acid sequence MEEQLQLELQPLNKQQQQQLSNGEASGEQVEHVEEQQPQSKQPPQLKLNINTSSNSINDYVATTTEQLPVIPVIQQTCSTPSTPLPQPQPVEPVAGTSRQLFREAANAHGGQESLALLQQEISNIAATQIPKVYSDSSMLDATVSRNPSTKHEKKIGHRRVAEGGEVTYKKIQSKQIMGSIQLGIQHTVGSLASKPKRDLLMNDFWEMETIAFPPEGSSLTPAHHYSDFRFKVYAPIAFRYFRDLFNIEPDDFLMSMVASPMRELSNPGASGSIFYLTDDDEFIIKTVQKKECEFLQKLLPGYYMNLSQNPRTLLPKFFGLYCFHYNSKNVRLVAMNNLLPSDIKMHSKYDLKGSTFRRKASKAERQKASPTFKDLDFAEHHPDGIFLEADTYTALMNTIKRDCMVLESFQIMDYSLLVGIHNLDIAAKEKREERIRNARAKLQRKEGSAAAAPLATVNDDDAPEADQVNQLHAVASYASIPGTSAAGLNRTRSMNRQRLVAHSTAMESITADLDATIEEGDDEPKGGIPARSSNDERLLLYIGIIDILQSYRLEKKLEHTFKSILYNGDTVSVCRPSFYAKRFQDAMGKQVFKKTPTFPLKHSPSKRKTSTTQLRTPLPRTPASNAANVTVNGGGGGRPVNLAMLSGMSTPPPAFDDISEEDITAAVSTTTLQQRSSNSNSNIGNSIEKHRLQSPYSYDSSMRSSSALTSDYSDDESTTGAQITTRHTQHSNGNVVSRQHSGDIDRPNSGSRTLHLTKTSVQVTTVGYVEETPAHMVDVNGKPATVLHATTKTAHIQAPSYTSTLLVNDVPR; translated from the coding sequence ATGGAGGAGCAATTGCAGCTGGAGCTACAGCCGCtgaacaagcagcagcagcagcaactcagCAACGGCGAAGCAAGTGGAGAACAAGTGGAGCATGTGgaggagcagcagccacagtcgAAACAACCGCCACAACTCAAACTAAACATCAACACGTCAAGCAACTCGATCAACGATTATGTGGCCACCACAACAGAACAGCTGCCCGTGATACCAGTAATCCAGCAAACGTGCAGCACGCCCAGCACACCGCTGCCACAACCGCAACCAGTTGAGCCCGTGGCAGGCACATCGCGGCAACTCTTCAGGGAAGCGGCTAACGCTCATGGCGGTCAGGAGTCGCTGGCGCTGCTGCAGCAGGAGATTAGCAACATTGCGGCCACGCAAATTCCGAAGGTGTACAGCGACAGTTCGATGCTGGACGCGACGGTGTCGAGGAATCCCTCGACGAAGCACGAGAAGAAGATCGGACATCGTCGGGTGGCAGAGGGCGGCGAGGTGACGTACAAGAAGATCCAGTCGAAGCAGATCATGGGCTCCATTCAGCTTGGCATACAGCATACGGTGGGCAGCTTAGCGAGCAAACCGAAGCGAGATCTGCTGATGAACGACTTCTGGGAGATGGAGACGATTGCCTTTCCCCCGGAGGGTTCTTCGCTAACGCCTGCGCATCACTATAGCGACTTTAGGTTCAAGGTCTATGCACCGATAGCTTTTCGTTACTTCCGCGATCTGTTCAACATTGAACCGGACGATTTTCTCATGTCAATGGTGGCATCGCCAATGCGCGAGTTGTCCAATCCGGGTGCCTCGGGTTCGATTTTCTATCTCACGGACGATGATGAGTTCATCATCAAGACGGTGCAGAAAAAGGAGTGTGAATTTCTGCAGAAACTGCTGCCCGGTTACTACATGAATCTCTCGCAGAATCCGCGAACGCTGCTTCCCAAGTTCTTTGGCCTCTACTGCTTTCACTACAACTCAAAGAATGTGCGACTGGTGGCTATGAACAATCTGCTTCCTTCGGATATTAAAATGCACTCCAAATACGATCTAAAGGGTTCCACTTTCAGGCGCAAGGCGTCGAAGGCAGAGCGCCAAAAGGCGAGTCCCACATTCAAGGATCTCGACTTTGCCGAGCATCATCCCGATGGCATTTTCCTCGAGGCAGACACTTATACGGCACTGATGAATACCATTAAAAGAGATTGCATGGTGCTGGAGAGTTTCCAGATTATGGATTACTCCCTGCTGGTTGGCATACACAATCTGGACATTGCGGCCAAAGAGAAACGCGAGGAGCGCATACGCAATGCGCGGGCGAAGCTGCAGCGCAAAGAGGGAAGCGCAGCAGCGGCGCCTTTGGCCACGGTAAACGATGACGATGCACCCGAAGCGGATCAGGTGAATCAGCTGCATGCGGTCGCCTCTTACGCTTCGATACCGGGCACCTCGGCAGCGGGCTTGAATCGCACACGCAGCATGAATCGCCAGCGTTTGGTGGCACATTCCACGGCGATGGAGTCCATCACCGCCGATCTGGATGCCACGATCGAGGAGGGCGACGATGAGCCAAAAGGCGGCATTCCCGCACGCTCGTCGAACGATGAACGCTTGCTGCTCTACATTGGCATCATTGATATACTGCAATCGTATCGTCTCGAGAAGAAGCTGGAGCACACATTCAAGAGCATACTGTACAATGGTGACACGGTCTCCGTTTGTCGTCCGTCGTTCTATGCGAAGCGCTTCCAGGACGCCATGGGCAAGCAGGTGTTCAAGAAGACACCCACATTTCCGCTCAAACATTCCCCCTCGAAGCGCAAAACCTCCACCACCCAACTACGCACGCCGCTCCCCCGCACGCCCGCCTCCAATGCGGCAAACGTGACGGTGAACGGCGGCGGCGGAGGGCGGCCAGTGAATCTGGCCATGTTGTCGGGCATGTCGACGCCGCCGCCTGCGTTCGATGACATCTCCGAGGAGGATATTACGGCTGCTGTTTCCACCACAACGctgcagcagcgcagcagcaatagcaacagcaacattggGAACAGCATCGAGAAGCATCGTCTGCAATCCCCGTACTCTTATGACAGTTCCatgcgcagcagcagcgccttGACCAGCGACTACAGCGACGATGAGTCCACAACGGGGGCACAGATCACTACGCggcacacacagcacagcaatggcaacgtTGTGAGTCGCCAACACAGCGGCGACATCGACAGACCGAACTCCGGGTCGAGGACACTGCATCTGACCAAGACGAGTGTGCAGGTGACCACGGTGGGCTATGTGGAGGAGACGCCTGCGCATATGGTGGATGTGAATGGGAAGCCTGCAACGGTGTTGCATGCCACCACAAAGACGGCGCACATCCAGGCGCCCAGCTACACATCCACGCTGCTGGTGAACGATGTGCCGCGATGA
- the LOC132788617 gene encoding uncharacterized protein LOC132788617 produces the protein MSFQRSYSKVWWGSEGQQSGSSFTSGGFYSHFNYGYQQPQLQHLQQQQQLQLQQEQHQPASLDSALQRHLGNNAGNLSSIQEVDDEQNSSKLSWHKHDSPGSLRSQDSGFSDNEEQHHSQSSTAVADTTATSTATGTPSASPTSLRSVATPPTVIRRVGNSSFYSPLVSVTRRISFNGVTTPKKQPLAAAGEEGDVEEDDELSASRSRLFEQLDSLQLDDKDEKEPAPTPPRPAVRRRKRLARKSKLEQEHELSDEEEPMSPVTPPPPYNNETVYLGEAPPPYNNETVTFGTALQQEAEDTLKFEPLSPLRSRFTASTSTPKARARTQPMKPEPQQLEQNKAVQSWLHEERWSCEPEVMCMLQHKSIAQEAYKNFTITTSAVAKLMRQLQQQALDLQAHFERTERVLAGMQATTLAEALAGATRLLTHLDEFACVLERRGVFFNDARVERRRFEQHLEQIRTVSKDTRYSLERQHYMNLDSLLDDVQLLKRHTLITLRLIFERLARVLVLSIEQSRCDLLLRANINMLATLMNIDYDGFASLSDAFVQNEAVRALLIIVLDHKLSSVRALALRALATLCCAPQAIAQLGACGGIEIVRDILQVGGNNNSVERGGIERREAVSLLAQITASWHGPEHRVDGLKDCAETLVAGLAALLTPECCAQTLLLCAAALNNLSRMEVTSHYSIMSNEAIFRLISTLEHQSDGISVFLYEQIVGMLQNMSLNKKCHSHLANGIIINFITSVYQTEFYKTYDSRAECDAQRRSIKAILHTLTRLVQHSHTLGAELLEQWCLPDLLRHSLAMHTDKLGAGGAGGAAQLDQSGGGSGYSGDISQLARQLLQAHQQEQLLLAAGVGTRAGAGGGATFSSGHQTPEAQAGSSSNNSGRSRRPSSSSLKFNLTRQESFV, from the exons ATGTCCTTTCAGCGCAGCTACAGCAAAGTCTGGTGGGGCTCGGAGGGCCAACAGTCAGGCAGCAGCTTCACCAGCGGCGGTTTCTACTCGCACTTCAATTACGGTTACCAGCAACCACAATTGCAGcatctgcagcaacagcagcagctgcagctgcaacaggaGCAACATCAACCCGCATCCTTGGACAGCGCCTTGCAACGGCATCTGGGCAACAACGCTGGCAATCTGTCCAGCATTCAGGAGGTCGACGATGAGCAGAACAGCTCAAAGCTCTCCTGGCACAAACACGACAGTCCCGGCAGTCTGCGCAGTCAG GACTCGGGATTCTCTGACAATGAGGAGCAGCACCACAGCCAAAGCTCCACAGCTGTGGCAGACACGACAGccacatcaacagcaacaggcacGCCCAGTGCATCGCCCACATCCTTGAGATCGGTGGCAACTCCGCCAACAGTCATACGCCGCGTGGGCAACTCGTCCTTCTACTCGCCGCTGGTCAGCGTCACTCGTCGCATCTCCTTCAATGGGGTGACAACGCCCAAGAAGCAGCCACTGGCAGCAGCTGGCGAGGAAGGCGATGTGGAGGAGGACGACGAGTTGTCTGCCAGTCGCAGTCGCTTGTTCGAGCAACTCGACAGTCTGCAGCTGGACGACAAAGATGAGAAGGAGCCAGCGCCAACTCCGCCTCGCCCGGCTGTGAGACGTCGCAAGCGACTGGCACGCAAATCGAAGCTGGAGCAGGAGCACGAACTCTCCGACGAGGAGGAGCCCATGTCGCCAGTGACGCCACCGCCGCCGTACAACAACGAAACAGTTTACTTGGGTGAAGCGCCGCCGCCGTACAACAACGAAACCGTGACCTTTGGCACTGCGCTGCAACAGGAAGCGGAGGATACATTGAAATTTGAGCCACTCTCGCCGCTGCGCAGTCGCTTCACAGCCAGCACAAGCACGCCCAAGGCGAGAGCGAGAACGCAACCCATGAAGCCAGAGCCTCAGCAGCTGGAGCAGAACAAAGCTGTGCAGAGTTGGCTGCACGAGGAGCGCTGGAGTTGCGAGCCGGAGGTGATGTGCATGCTGCAGCACAAATCGATTGCCCAGGAGGCGTACAAGAACTTCACCATCACGACGAGCGCGGTGGCCAAGCTGATGcgtcagctgcagcagcaggcgcTCGATCTCCAGGCGCACTTCGAACGCACCGAGCGAGTGCTCGCCGGGATGCAGGCCACAACTTTAGCCGAAGCTTTGGCTGGTGCCACGAGGCTGCTGACGCATCTGGATGAGTTTGCCTGTGTCCTGGAGCGTCGAGGCGTCTTCTTCAACGATGCTCGCGTTGAGCGACGACGCTTCGAGCAGCATCTCGAGCAGATACGTACTGTGAGCAAAGATACACGGTATTCTCTTGAGCGACAGCATTACATGAACCTCGATTCGCTCCTCGATGATGTGCAGCTCCTTAAGAGACACACTTTGATCACTTTGCGTCTGATCTTTGAGCGTTTGGCGCGTGTTTTGGTGCTGAGCATTGAGCAGAGTCGCTGCGATCTTTTGCTGCGTGCCAACATCAATATGTTGGCGACTCTGATGAACATTGATTACGATGGGTTCGCCTCGCTATCCGATGCTTTTGTCCAGAATGAAGCAGTGCGTGCGCTGCTCATCATTGTGCTCGATCACAAGCTGAGCTCAGTGCGTGCTTTGGCTTTGCGTGCACTCGCCACGCTCTGTTGTGCCCCGCAAGCAATTGCCCAGCTGGGTGCTTGTGGTGGTATTGAGATTGTCCGGGATATACTTCAAGtgggtggcaacaacaacagcgtgGAACGCGGTGGCATCGAACGGAGGGAGGCAGTTTCCCTCTTAGCTCAAATCACAGCCAGCTGGCATGGACCCGAGCATCGTGTGGATGGACTCAAAGATTGTGCTGAAACTCTTGTTGCCGGGTTGGCTGCTTTGTTAACTCCTGAGTGCTGTGCTCAGACCTTGTTGCTGTGTGCGGCGGCTTTGAATAATCTGAGCCGCATGGAGGTCACTTCGCACTATTCCATCATGTCGAATGAGGCCATCTTCAGGCTGATCTCGACGCTGGAGCATCAGAGCGACGGCATCAGCGTCTTTCTCTAT GAGCAAATCGTTGGGATGCTGCAGAACATGTCGCTGAACAAGAAGTGCCACAGCCACTTGGCCAACGGCATCATCATAAATTTCATCACGTCCGTTTACCAAACGGAATTCTACAAGACCTACGACTCACGTGCCGAATGCGATGCCCAGCGGCGCAGCATTAAGGCGATTCTCCACACGCTGACGCGTCTCGTCCagcactcgcacacactcgGAGCTGAGCTCTTGGAGCAGTGGTGTCTCCCCGATCTCCTGCGCCACTCGCTGGCCATGCACACCGACAAGCTTGGAGCAGGTGGAGCGGGTGGAGCTGCCCAGTTGGATCAGAGTGGAGGCGGCAGCGGATACAGTGGAGACATCTCTCAGCTGGCGCGACAATTGCTGCAGGCCCATCAGcaagagcagctgctgctggctgctggagTCGGAACtagagctggagctggaggagGAGCAACGTTTAGCAGTGGACATCAGACGCCTGAAGCTCAAGCgggcagcagtagcaacaacagtgGACGAAGCAGAaggccatcgtcgtcgtcgctgaaattcaatttaacacGTCAGGAGAGTTTTGTCTAG